The region actaGCTTTCTTTCTTATCTTGTCATCCATTATCCGAAACCCACCATGCTTGAGAAGCCAACCTGCCAACCCAGAACTGGTAGGAATTCCAAACCACTTAGAGAAAATACTTTTAGCATAAAAGCTGGAGATCCAAACGTTGATTAAGTCATTTAGCAGGACATTTCTGACTTTAGAGAATATCTCAACTGCCTGTAACTGCAGGACCAACATCTCAGATATTTTTGCCTCACATTCTCTGGGTTTTGGTTCTTACCACATTGCCTTCCTGGAGACAATAAAGAATCTTGTCTTGTGCTTCAGTCACACTTAGTGCTGGAGAAATTTTACTGGATGagaacctcagcctggacctgGTACAGAAACAAAGAGCAGAAACAGGATGTAATTTACGGCCTTGAGCCTCACACTAAGGGCTGGCAAGTATTGATAATAAATCACAACAAGAATATCCATACTTATTCTGGGGAGCTTACTGTGGTCAGAGCTGCCAGGAAAGACTCGGCCCTGCAATCCCCCAAACAATGTATATTCTGGCAATTCTTGATAGATAATGTTAACGCATACACTAAGCTATGTCTACAGTGCACTTGTGAAATGGCTTCTGCTAAGTAAAACTGGCATCAGTGTGTATTATGGTTATATTCCCACAGGATAGATTAGCTCACACATAATAGGCACTCATTAAAAATTTGCTGAAGATTAAACAGACAGGTGGCATACAGCAAGTTTTCATTATTGCTATTCATGGTGTATCCTTTTTGGACATCCATTTATTCCCCTTGTGTtccaaataaaaccagaaaaggaaCTGCAAGTGATAACATCAATGTTTCAAGGGACAGAGACTCATAAGCAGAGGTATCATGGTCATCCCTCAATATATGGGCCCAGTTAAGAAAAGGTTAGGTACTGTGAGTCTGTTATTGCTGGCCCATGAAACATaagcacagagacagacacacacacacacacacacacacacacacacacacacgctctctCTTTCTTCATAAGGACCCAGATATAGACGAAATTTCCAGTAAGGGTACATGTGGTGCCCTTGCTTGCCACATGTTGGCTTTGAATGCTGCCAGGGAACAGCTAGGGCGCTAGTGCAGGAAAGAGTAGCAGTAGTCAACCAGTTACTAAAATAGGCCCTGCAGGTTTCCATTCTAACCCTTTCCTGTTTATTGCTAATATATGCAACTTCTGAGCCAAGATTTCCAGAAATGATAGCAAACAGAGATCAGTTATAAGCATTAATTCTTAGTAAGAAAGAAACATCTCAATTttccaggaaaagaggaaagagaatatCCTAGTCAAAAGAGAATATTCCTCCTAGTCAAACATCCCTGGTCAGTTGGGCCCCAGGTTCCCATGGCAAAACCAAACATTCAGCAGTGCTGCCTCTGCAGCACCGCAGGCTCCTCCGGGTGGAAAACTGAGGAGCCTGGGGTCTAGCTTTGCCTAAAAACTGGTATGTCTGACCCACCTCCTTTCCTCTAGGGCTTGAGAATAGGGTGAGTGTTGGCTGAGGATTGGGGATCAATTTGAGAACTGGGGAAAGGTCCCTGGGTAACTGAGGGCTTCTCACTTGCTAGCCTTCTTGCCTTCTGTCTGGGACTTGCTTTCGGTCTCGGCCTCACTCAGCTCCTCTGTGGGGCTCTGGGGTTCAGAGCGAGGAAACGCTGTCTTCAAGGTGTCCACAATGGCACTCACCACCATCTGCAGGGGTCAGAGGTGCAGGGTCAGTCCATCCACATCCACAGATGGAAACCGCCAAGCGAGCAGTCGCCTCACAGCACTTTATGCAACAGGACAAGGAGAGGGGCCAGGCTATCTAGCAAAGCCTTATCCAGTAGGAAGGTCGAATACCAGCTAATGACTTAGTGACAactatctttccttttttccatggCCATAAAAATCTCTTTCCTTGAGGAGTAAAACAAACAACGCCATGGGAAAAGAAGCCAAAACCAATagtgagagaaataaaaacctgAGTTCTGCGGGCTGGTGatgtatttttcaatttctttctttttaagtaaaaagGTGATTTCTAGTTTCCAAATCGGTAACACCTTCATCAAGATGTGCATCAGTGGAAGTACATAGGTAGGAgtataaagagaaaggaagagtgaagaagatgatcaaaaataaaaataacagtttaGGGGCATAGTAACATTAACATGCTTAGAGTAACTTACACAGAGCAAACAATCAGTTTTTCTAGTCAATTCAAACAATTTCTCTTCTTTAGGTACAGAAAGAATAACAAAGATCACTCAGGTCAAAATTAAGATATCTGGAGTTGAGTTGTTATAACTTATCTACTCATAAAGACCAAATAAAATAATCCTCACTAAAGATTAAGAATAACTCCATTTCTTCAGAATGGCAAAATGACATACAGATATTTGCTAAAAAGGACAATGTACAAGCAAAACCTTAAACTATCAAAGAAACAGAACGAAACATTTACTCTTCCTCTGGTGCTTCTTGCTAACTAACACTGCTGGCTCAGAGCAGCACCATGCCTTCTTTGACTCATTCTTGTGGTATTCCTCCATAAGGAGTAAGCTAGCATAGCCAAGACAAGGCTGAAGAGAGTGGTCAGCAGACTACAGTAAAGACTGGGGGAGAACAAACCAGGGAAAGAACACTTGAGGATGCATGAATTTAGATAATGCAGCTTAGAAAATACAACTTGTTCTCCAGGATCACAGAACTGTAGTCTGTGAGGGTGGGGAGGTCCTCATCTGTCTCATTCACTGATGTATGAACAGCAGCTAGTAGAGTGTCTGGCTCAAAACAGGCATCCAGTAAGTAGATGTGGAAATAATGGATGAATGATATCTGCATGGAACTCTGGGCATTTACCCAGTTGATCCCTTTTTAgtttgtagttttttccatagCAGTGGATATCCCCTAACACCTACTACatgaaattctattttatttgttgctCCAAGCCTAGATGAGAAGAGGGAGGCTACTCTTCCGCCAATGCGTCAGTGTTTCCCAACCCTATAAAACACACATGACTTTTGATAAACATAAGCCTCAGACTTCTGCCCCAGAGATGCTCGTATCAGTTGGTAATCACTGCTTACAAGCTCTGACATGTTACACAAATGTCCTTCTTCCACCATCTCCATAGGTGCTGAGATAACCTCTTGAAAAAGATACAATTCTCTCCATACTCTGTTCTCTAGCAGAGAACCATGACACCACTCTAAATCCAGCCTCAGGTCGTCTTAGGCTCTCTTTCCTGGGTGACCCAACACTGGAAATGAACTTTACCCTCTGAAAGACCACCCCTCATGCCAGCTATCTGTGAAGACACAGATCGATCTTTACATGCCTCCAACAGTACAACAATATAATAATACCCCCAGGAGATATGTGTACACTTAAGAGTGTTGGGGTACTGTTTCCCAGCAGCTGTTTCCTGTGATTCAGCAAGCTGATGATTCAACCAATATTTGGCAACAGGTCTTGACAATTTAAGTCCATGTTCTATTGACGGCTCTGTGCTGCCCCTTCCCACACCCTACTGCTCTTATTTTTCAAGGACTGCCTCCATTCTGATGAATCCTCCCCATTTATAGATCAAAACTaaagctgagcacagtggcccTGCTGGTACCTTGTCTATTCTAGAGACCATAAATGGTTTCTTGACAAAGGCAATACGAGCATCTGTGTTCAGAGCAAGGAACTCCTGCACCTCCTCACTGTTAGCGATCTCCGGAATGGCACAGAGTTGCTGCAAAAGTAAAACACACACAAGTTTTAAAGAGAAATTCCAGTCCCCAAATCTCTCCACCTTGGCTTGGGTGTTCTGGGGTTAGACACCCAGGTTAAAGTGAGAACAAGGCCAAAAGAGAAGGATGCTGACCTTTAGGAATGATTCTAGGAGGCTCTTACGGGCTTCTACTCTGTCACTGTCCATGTTTCCAAATGGAAGATCTGGAAAGAGCTTTTTAGGACCCTTcacatctccaaaaaagaaatcaaaatattcactcatttaacatTCACAGAGAGCTATtccatataaaacatataaagaaaacagaactattgaatatatttccttggattaaaaaaaacaatttcagGACTTCCAAATATACATACGATCCATATGATCCATATAACACTAAACTGTTACAAGAGAGGGCTCTGAAGTCCAGAGACCGAAGTTTAAATCTGGGCTCAATCCCTACTATAATGATGATCTTAGGCCATTTGTGTTATCTTTCTGACTCTGTTTCTCTTCTACAAGATGAGGATAATGAGGGCACCTATCTCATAGGCTGATGGGAGCATTAAAAGAGCTAACACGTGTAAAGTGCTTAGGAGAGAACCTGGCGCGTATTTTCAAGCTTGGCTCAGTATTAGCTATTGtgttaagaaagaaaatacataatttatgcCCAAACTTATTCAACTATTTGGGTAATcatcaccatttttaaaaaacaaagtaaccagttactaattctttttttttttttttttgagacggagtctcgctctgtcgcccaggctggagtgcagtggcgcaatctcagctcactgcaagctccgcctcccaggttcacgccattctcctgcctcagcctcccgagtagctgggactacaggcgcccgccaccacgcccggctaattttttgtatttttagtagagatggggtttcaccatgttagccaggatggtctcaatctcctgacctcgtgatccgcccgcctcggcctcccaaagtgctgggattacaggcgtgagccactgcgcccggcctactaaTTCTTAAGAGtgaaattttattacattaaaaaatatttggctgggcgtggtagctcacgtctgtaatcccagcactttaggaggccgaggtgggtggattgcttgaggtcaggagttcaagaccagcctgaccaacatggtgaaaccccatctctactaaaaatacaaaaattagccaggcgtggtggcgggcgcctgtaatcctagctactctggaggctgaggcaggagaatcgcctgaacctgggaggcggaggttgcagtgagccgagattgcaccattgcactccagcatgggggacagagcgagactccatgtcaaaaaaaaaaaaaaaaaaaaaaaaaaaaaaaggtccccaCGCCTGAGAGTTGTCAAACAGCACACAAAAGATCTGGGTGTTAAGGAAAGAAGGTGGCAACAACTTctgtgtaatattttaatatttaagaacCACCAATCTATGAATCTGGAAAAGTTAATTTAACTCCTCACACCAACTTACAGGCACAGGTGGAAATGTGAacacttattttttaatcttaaactAGATGGGGCTCCAAAACAAAGCAGTTGGCAGTAAAGGACTACCTCTGAAAGAATGTGATTGCTGCTGTCCAGCACTAAACTTCAAAACTCCTGAAGCAAATCCAAGGAGCAGAGAACCTTGAAACGGCATTCTCCTCCCCGATCCCTCCCATAAACCAACAGGCCAATCAGGGTGGCTCGACGTGGGAAGCAAGCGGGCAGTAGGGGCTGGGGAAACTCCTGACTTTTGATGAACTTTCGTAGATCTGGTTTCTCCTCCAGACGGGTCTGCAGATTCAAGAACTCCCGATAGCGACGATTCACAGTGTGGTAGGCCAGCTGCTGCAGGCCGCTGCTGTTTTCACCGTCAAGGGCTGTCTCGTACTGTTCAATGAACAAATTGATTGACTGAATCAGCTGGGTTTCAGCAATCTTCTATTCTGGCTTTACTGACTACTTGGTCAATGGCCACATAGCAAGAGTACGAAACTAAGAACAAAGGGAAGAGTATGTTCCTATTCTGTTCCAGAACCTCCTATATCTAATTGCTTAGAAAGTCAGAAATAAGTTTCCCTCCTCCGCACTACTACTTTCATCTGAAAGCTCCCTCTCCCAGATACTTTCTTTACTTATAAAAATGGCTACATAACTGTTTTTCAAATGAATATTTGAATAGAAGGCATAACATCCATAAAAATGATACTGCCTCTATCACCTTTAAATTACAGGGCTAAACATCATAAGGGGCAAACCATTTTTCCATTATACTCTCCCATGATTATTTATATTAGTTAAGGGAAGAACAAGTAATCCAAACAGCAGATAAAAATCATTTGTTTATCTGGAATAAATTAAagggtatttgttttgtttcaggcagattaattttcctaatttttattcTTAGAGCTAAACTGAATTTTTCCTAAGTACATATCATCTGTATCACAGAAGTCATATGAAAATTGGAGATGTGATAAGGGGTCAAAGTCCACTGTCTTCCTAAGCTTAGACGGCTGGTATGTGGAAAAGACGACTTATATCTCATGTTCCCCAAAGAGTGAATACCACGGATGGCATGGAATCTGCAACTCAGCATGGGGGCACACTTCTTGACAGGGCCACGGATGACATGGAATCTGCAACTCAGCATGGGGGCACACTTCTTGACAGGGTAGTTAAGACACAATGAAACGCTGTGGGAGAAGTATATATGTGCGCCTTCTCATTAGGAATGGGCTATTAATTTTTGGTTGAGGTATACTGTGGGCAAGAGGTGGAAAAAACTACCTCCTTGTTGGTGGGAGTTGTGGCTGGGGCTTTACagttttctggagacagggtatTCATTATGAGCTGATGTGAGCAAAGCAGTCCCTCAGAACAGCACTGAGAAGGAAAGACCAAGTAAGAGCAACAGGTGGCATTCAGGGTGGGGCTCTCAAGCCTGGAGCATTTGGAACTATGAGGCTTTCTGTGGAATATGCTGCTCCTCGAGGGCCAATTTTCAACACCGTTATGGTTACTTCCATCACATAAACCGAAAACTGTTTACTATCAGAAAGTATAATAATATCGATATACAATTTAAAATCAgttatatgtccatataaaaatcTAAACCCAATTTCAAACTACTCATAATTGGCTATATGATTTCGTTCTCATTTTTTACTTTAGTCTTTTCTAATGCTTAATTGAAGCAGTAGCAGATGTCAAAATCtagccaacaacaaaaaagaacaaataatggGAGAAAGACTGGGAACTTAAACATTCTATCCATCAACTTAATTTTTCTGCTAATGAGGAGGGAAAAAACCTGCTGTTTTATGTCAGTATTGGAATAGtcattaaaaaaagatgaaataaccAGAAGCCAACACTTAAATGTGAGAAAGGTGCATGGCATAGGGGCATCCAGaattagaacaaaaaggcaggaaaatgttAACAAAGTTATACCAGTCCTTTGAGGCTAGTCTCAGTTATTTTATGACCAGACATCTGTACTTCTACAATTTGCCTATAaggagtgtgtgtctgtgtgttcacaCATACGCATTTCTAATTACTTCCATTCCGTCTTACTTGAAAATGTCATAATGTTACTTTCTAAAATGCTATGTCATGATGCAGCTGTGTTGAGCAGATCAAGGAAGGTCTTTTCCCTCTTAGTTGGATTGGGAGTTTGGAGGAGTGTAGCAAGCAGGCTGTCCCTGGTGGTAGCTTGTGGACTCAAATGAGAGAAATTCAAGTGGAAGGCAAGTAAAATCCAATGGGTAGGATCTTGTCCAAGAATTTTCTTTCTAAACTTCTTCCctgctaatttctttttcaaaatactgGTACATTTTGTACTTTGTTTTAGGAAGGTAGGTTATTTACCTATGTCTATCTCAGAAGATAGCAAGTTTTTGACTCTTGGAGGTGTGTAAGCAGACTTGGGAACAACTTGACAAGAGATAACATGAAGACAGTTGGTTGGATTAGAGAGGCAATTCCCCCAAGATGGCCTTAGGACAGGCTGACTCCATGTTATCTGGAGAGttctatttgaaatataaaataaataaaatagagaatccaGGGACCCCTCCTTAGAAATTCTCATACAGAATCCAACAGAGTCTGTCAGAATCTGTATATCTGAAAGGCAGCTCAAGTGATTTTGAGGTGCAGccaagtttgggaaccactgaaaATATAACCCTCAGCATTCTAGCAGCCCTGAGGGTCCAGGATTGTTTGTGTGAGTACAGGATAAACGCTACTCTGCCTTACATATTAGCTTCAGACCATTCACAGATAGATGCCTATTGAAAGAACCACTTCAAACTAACAGCATCTCTCCCCCAAGAACATTTGCTTCATGACTGCCTTCCAAACCCACTCCTATCCCGGGTGAGCACCCACAGCTTTAATCCTGTTACCTTCACAGTATAGAGTGTGTATGGGTGGAATCCAGTGCCACTGTGCTCTCGGGCTGTAATGGTGCCAGTGATACGAAGGTTCTGGATGATAACTGGACCATCGGGACTGCTTAGGGGCTCAAAGCTGAAGGTGGCTGAGCTGAGAGGACCAGGTGGAGAGGAGGAAAGCAGAACTGGTGGCAGAGTAGGATCAAGAGAGCTCACATCATTGGTGAGATCCTTCTCTAAGCATGACGGCCGTGAGGGGCAGGTCTTTTCTGGCCCCTTCAGCAAAGCTGTAACAGAGGCGGTAACATCTCCTTGTTCTATCTGCTTGTCTGCTGTGTCGATGTGGATCTCTGGGCAGGAATTCAGTGTGGAGACCGGCAGGCCTGTCTCTGTTTCTGTCCCTggaccctcctcagcctctgctccttcaGATGCCTCACCATCTGTGGGTTCCAGAGCCTGGGAACCCTCTAGGGCACACAGGGCATCCTGAATCCTGTCAGAGAGAAAGCGGCCTGGAGTCATGAGCATGATGGTTTCTCTGCCCAGTTCAGACAGCGGAGACTCCAGCTCTGAGTCTTCACATAAGAACAGGGGACCTCGAAGATTTGGCTGTAGGAAATGAGATGAGTTGTttcctacttttctttcttcacacatcccacccaaatctccctCTACAGCTTCGTGGCCTTCTTCAACCTCTGGAGAGGGGCCTGCAGAACCctctggctcactgtaacttagGAATACTGGGGCTGCTACTGGAGAAGCTCTCCCTTCTGGAAGCTGCTCTACCTCAGCAATCAGTGGCAGAGATGTGGGCACTGAGGGCTGTTCGGGGGCACTGGCTGGGCAGGGTGCTGGATCTCTGGCCTTGGAAAAGATACCCACGAGTACAAGGTGGATCCAGTCAGGATCTGACAGCCTGCTGATCAGTGGTAAGATTACATTGCATGTGATGAGTTCGACCACTACATGGCGTCCGGTACGAGTCTCCAAGTGGGGTTTGGGCACCAGCCCTTGAAGCAACAAATTCACAACGCCACGTGTATAGGTGACTTCAGCACTGGGGCTGTGCACAGCAGGATGTGGGGCAGTCGCCCGGCAGTAAGCCTCCCAGAGGTGGGAAGGCTCAACTGGACCATTCTTCCCTGCAGTGGCCTCCTTTGCCTGAATGTAGCTCTGCAGGTGACAACCGCAGAGAGTCAGAACACTCTGGGCAAGAGCATGACTGTCCATCACGCTCATCCTTCTCCGAAGCTCCTGGACCAACCCTTTCATGGCTGCCTCCATTTCTTCCTCAAAGGCTGGCTCCTGGCTCACGGAACGGTACCAAGATAACACAAAATCTCGAATAATCATCTGGATGGTGCGGTTGATCTCCTGTTCCAGCTGCCTTTCTGCCTCAGGGCATGGAGGACAGGTGGCCAATGGGATGAAGCGTTCCAGATGCAGTCGACCTGAAGCCACTCCAGCGAGGCTGGAGCCCAGCCATCCTCCCAGCACCACTAGCAATGCAGACAGAAGGCACAGCAGCCACACGTTGACCAGAAGGTGTATGACCAGGAGCCAGCCAAGCAAGACCCCCACAGCCATCAGCTTCCGGCTACTCAACAGGTTATTGAGGTGACAGCTCGATCCAGCTGGAGTTTCCTGGAACGGTAGCACTGTTTCTGTCTTCATGGCTGAACGGACAAGGTGGCTTCCCCAGATGACAGCCCTCAAGATTTTACTTCAGAGTTAGGGAAGGGGGGCATGAACTGTGTCTCAGATATGGGACGATCTGGGTGCTGTTCAGGGAACCGGGGCTCCGGGCCCTCAAAGTCCTACAGGCACTGCAAAGCGACAGCTGCAGCTCCGCCTCTCCCCATGGCTACCACTAACAGAGCCCTCGAACTCGCCCCTTCCAGCTGAGGTGTGGCTTTGGAGGAAAACTCTGCGGCCTTCATATTGCCCCAGGCGGAAGGCCTCTTCGGGGCCTCCGGGCGGGCGCTGCAGGGCCCTGGGGCCCACGGACACTTACACACGCAGAGGGCAGCGGCCGGCGAAGACTGGGTCACACGCCGCCGGGAACCGCGCGCCCACACTCAGCCCCGACCTGAAGTGGACTCATCGCGGTCCTCTCCGGGAGCCTCGGCCCTCTGCCGCCGTAAACCTGGGCGACTGCGCTCCGTAGCCGGGCCTGTGTGAAGACTGACCGCCGGCCGGCCGCCGGCGACAGCTTCCGGGTCGACGTCGACGGGAGCGAGGCATGCTGGGAGAGCGTCCGCGCGCGCCCCGAGGAGCGGCGCTGCCCGGCGCCCTCTGCTGGCGAGGAGCCGCCCTGACGGCCCTGCGCGCGGTAGTCTCTGAGCCTGAGCCTGAGCCTGAGCGCGCACGGGGCGCGTGCTCGCCAAGAGCTGGCGCAGATTCCCGAAGTGCCACAAAACAGAGCCGCCGCAGCAATCACCGCTAAGACCCAGACTTCCAGACGCTTTAAAACGCGTCCTAGTTCTGGTTATTAAATGAAGCCTGTCCTTTACTGCTTAGGCACGCTGTCAATAATCcggtttattttaatttcatggaGGCGAAGTTTCATTGGCCTGATGTGTCTTAACATTTATCCGGTTTCCCCTAGAGCCGGTACCCCGCGTCCCCAGCACAAAGACCCTCATTTGTTGTCAGGAATTGCAGAATATAAGGcataaaataatacagagatagatttatgttttacatttcatATACTGTATCACAAAATCAAATTCGTGATTGAAGGTTATTTGCTGGTGGCATTACACAAACaatcaaatattttaagcatCTGCTGTCTTCAATGTGAGAGGCAGCGTGGACGAATAGAAGCAGACCTTGTCCTCCAGGACCTCCTGCTAACTGGGGATGCCAGCGCTTTGAACGCGATTGGCTATCTAATAATGCCAGTCAGCGTGCGATAtagtaaaatacaaaatcttATAGGAATTCAGGGGAAGGAGAGATCACTGTGGGTTGCAATGGTTAAGGAGAAGCTCACAGAAAAGGTGGCTTTATGCTGAGTCTTCAAGGATGAGGGTTTCTATTTCCCTCTATCTCTTCTCGCCTTATCCTCCCCAAAAACATAGGAAAGGAAAGCAGAGATAGAGGTGTCCTTTCAGATAATCCTGTAATATATTTGCTTTGGAATATGCTCTATGTTGGATTGTTTTTGGTTTCAGCAAATTTGACTTCACTTGTCTACACAGGAACCCATAGGAAGACAAAATATCGGAAGCACTGACCAGGTGTCAAAAGTGTTAGTGTCAGTTTTGCGTGAAGCCAGCTTCCATGTCCACCTTGGGCCCTAGGAGCTGTGCCCGCAGTGTGGGTCTCCTTTCCATTTAGGCATAGGATTCGCATCGTTTGCACAGAGCTGCTCATGGTTGCCCTTCGTCCACCTTCTCTGTGCCGGGAGCAGTCTCTCATCATCATGGACTACTCCCTAGATGTTTAAAGGCATCTTCAAACAAATCCCAACCCAAAACTCTGCCAACAAGAAGTGCGTTGCAGCTTCCTGTCTCGTCCATTGCTGCTGTTGGGGCAGAGACTTCCTTTGAATACGAAAGAAGCCATCATTTAGATGTGACCCGTAGTTTACGATTAATCACTTCTAAAGCAAATGGTTTGATTTAGGATCAGTGTCCACTAAGCAGACTGGGCACTCCCGTGAGATGGCAGAATGTGAATCCACGGTTTCATGGTCCATACCTTTTCACTGCTGCCTGCCTTCCCGCAGAAAAGGAACCCGAGAAGTGGGCTCTGCCCCTCTCTACCTTCCCAGACCATTCTAATGTCCTGAGGAGCACTTAGAAAATGGCAACAATGCTCTGGAGAAATGTCCCTGCCACCTAGTTGGGAGCTAAAACAGAAATGTGAATGATGAAGGGACTGACGACGGTGCTGAAGACTTCCTGTGGCAGTTCAAAGAGAAAGTTTACTTGCAGCATAATCTGGAGTGTTCAGGGCAGTAAGGAAGTGACCTTGCACGTAGGCGCTATGCCACCTGACCAGATGGTCTGGAGCATCAAGGTAGCCAAGAGTGCCTTCCTGATTCTGAAGCGGGTTTGATGGACATGCCCGTGCACTTGTCATTTGGACGGGTGTGAGCTCCTGCCTGGGGGTCTGGGCAGGCCTTGGTCTCCAAACAGATTAATCACCGGGAGGAGGT is a window of Gorilla gorilla gorilla isolate KB3781 chromosome 9, NHGRI_mGorGor1-v2.1_pri, whole genome shotgun sequence DNA encoding:
- the SNX19 gene encoding sorting nexin-19 isoform X1, translated to MKTETVLPFQETPAGSSCHLNNLLSSRKLMAVGVLLGWLLVIHLLVNVWLLCLLSALLVVLGGWLGSSLAGVASGRLHLERFIPLATCPPCPEAERQLEQEINRTIQMIIRDFVLSWYRSVSQEPAFEEEMEAAMKGLVQELRRRMSVMDSHALAQSVLTLCGCHLQSYIQAKEATAGKNGPVEPSHLWEAYCRATAPHPAVHSPSAEVTYTRGVVNLLLQGLVPKPHLETRTGRHVVVELITCNVILPLISRLSDPDWIHLVLVGIFSKARDPAPCPASAPEQPSVPTSLPLIAEVEQLPEGRASPVAAPVFLSYSEPEGSAGPSPEVEEGHEAVEGDLGGMCEERKVGNNSSHFLQPNLRGPLFLCEDSELESPLSELGRETIMLMTPGRFLSDRIQDALCALEGSQALEPTDGEASEGAEAEEGPGTETETGLPVSTLNSCPEIHIDTADKQIEQGDVTASVTALLKGPEKTCPSRPSCLEKDLTNDVSSLDPTLPPVLLSSSPPGPLSSATFSFEPLSSPDGPVIIQNLRITGTITAREHSGTGFHPYTLYTVKYETALDGENSSGLQQLAYHTVNRRYREFLNLQTRLEEKPDLRKFIKNVKGPKKLFPDLPFGNMDSDRVEARKSLLESFLKQLCAIPEIANSEEVQEFLALNTDARIAFVKKPFMVSRIDKMVVSAIVDTLKTAFPRSEPQSPTEELSEAETESKSQTEGKKASKSRLRFSSSKISPALSVTEAQDKILYCLQEGNVESETLSMSAMESFIEKQTKLLEMQPTKAPEKDPEQPPRGRVDSCVSDAAVPAQDPSNSDPGTETELADTALDLLLLLLTEQWKWLCTENMQKFLRLIFGTLVQRWLEVQVANLTSPQRWVQYLRLLQESIWPGGVLPKFPRPVRTQEQKLAAEKQALQSLIGVLPDLVVEILGVNKCRLSWGLVLESLQQPLINRHLIYCLGDIILEFLDLSASVEESAATTSASDTPGNSKRMGVSS
- the SNX19 gene encoding sorting nexin-19 isoform X3, which gives rise to MKTETVLPFQETPAGSSCHLNNLLSSRKLMAVGVLLGWLLVIHLLVNVWLLCLLSALLVVLGGWLGSSLAGVASGRLHLERFIPLATCPPCPEAERQLEQEINRTIQMIIRDFVLSWYRSVSQEPAFEEEMEAAMKGLVQELRRRMSVMDSHALAQSVLTLCGCHLQSYIQAKEATAGKNGPVEPSHLWEAYCRATAPHPAVHSPSAEVTYTRGVVNLLLQGLVPKPHLETRTGRHVVVELITCNVILPLISRLSDPDWIHLVLVGIFSKARDPAPCPASAPEQPSVPTSLPLIAEVEQLPEGRASPVAAPVFLSYSEPEGSAGPSPEVEEGHEAVEGDLGGMCEERKVGNNSSHFLQPNLRGPLFLCEDSELESPLSELGRETIMLMTPGRFLSDRIQDALCALEGSQALEPTDGEASEGAEAEEGPGTETETGLPVSTLNSCPEIHIDTADKQIEQGDVTASVTALLKGPEKTCPSRPSCLEKDLTNDVSSLDPTLPPVLLSSSPPGPLSSATFSFEPLSSPDGPVIIQNLRITGTITAREHSGTGFHPYTLYTVKYETALDGENSSGLQQLAYHTVNRRYREFLNLQTRLEEKPDLRKFIKNVKGPKKLFPDLPFGNMDSDRVEARKSLLESFLKQLCAIPEIANSEEVQEFLALNTDARIAFVKKPFMVSRIDKMVVSAIVDTLKTAFPRSEPQSPTEELSEAETESKSQTEGKKASKSRLRFSSSKISPALSVTEAQDKILYCLQEGNVESETLSMSAMESFIEKQTKLLEMQPTKAPEKDPEQPPRGRVDSCVSDAAVPAQDPSNSDPGTETELADTALDLLLLLLTEQWKWLCTENMQKFLRLIFGTLVQRVLGFCRSASEANLEAQGKLSGP
- the SNX19 gene encoding sorting nexin-19 isoform X2, which produces MKTETVLPFQETPAGSSCHLNNLLSSRKLMAVGVLLGWLLVIHLLVNVWLLCLLSALLVVLGGWLGSSLAGVASGRLHLERFIPLATCPPCPEAERQLEQEINRTIQMIIRDFVLSWYRSVSQEPAFEEEMEAAMKGLVQELRRRMSVMDSHALAQSVLTLCGCHLQSYIQAKEATAGKNGPVEPSHLWEAYCRATAPHPAVHSPSAEVTYTRGVVNLLLQGLVPKPHLETRTGRHVVVELITCNVILPLISRLSDPDWIHLVLVGIFSKARDPAPCPASAPEQPSVPTSLPLIAEVEQLPEGRASPVAAPVFLSYSEPEGSAGPSPEVEEGHEAVEGDLGGMCEERKVGNNSSHFLQPNLRGPLFLCEDSELESPLSELGRETIMLMTPGRFLSDRIQDALCALEGSQALEPTDGEASEGAEAEEGPGTETETGLPVSTLNSCPEIHIDTADKQIEQGDVTASVTALLKGPEKTCPSRPSCLEKDLTNDVSSLDPTLPPVLLSSSPPGPLSSATFSFEPLSSPDGPVIIQNLRITGTITAREHSGTGFHPYTLYTVKYETALDGENSSGLQQLAYHTVNRRYREFLNLQTRLEEKPDLRKFIKNVKGPKKLFPDLPFGNMDSDRVEARKSLLESFLKQLCAIPEIANSEEVQEFLALNTDARIAFVKKPFMVSRIDKMVVSAIVDTLKTAFPRSEPQSPTEELSEAETESKSQTEGKKASKSRLRFSSSKISPALSVTEAQDKILYCLQEGNVESETLSMSAMESFIEKQTKLLEMQPTKAPEKDPEQPPRGRVDSCVSDAAVPAQDPSNSDPAEHAMC